From Phycodurus eques isolate BA_2022a chromosome 1, UOR_Pequ_1.1, whole genome shotgun sequence, one genomic window encodes:
- the LOC133396002 gene encoding G-protein coupled receptor 37-like 1: protein MAPSITMVLVLFLWQMLAATKTLSESPASEVTDVDLDQHRRLSRGADEEEQKSTFSQSFENDSVTPPQVTRRSNITDPEGDHDHAPGLFNPFYPLRHGSYTAYVTALAAGLLLAVGMVGNMAIMCIVWNNFYMRSAWNYLLASVAFWDFLLLLLCLPVELVNWLSHRRILPEVTCRLVPYMEVVSLGVTSFTLCALGIDRFHAATSSFQPKTRRVERCRSVLVKLVVVWVAAMLLASPELFLWQVARTAPPATADSCSISASSPPSLLLPDSLHSILHRYHQARMWWTFGCYFCLPVLFTVLCQMATRNVHSDSSSAHKQRSHDDPSSNHKRHHHHALERQLNCTLLALALVYTICVLPEHISNITLAYTHVTISEDTVAMLTLLHHFFLFLKSSITPVVLLCLCKALGHVFMDCCCCCCRVCQQNLVEGSPGSAHVPLKVAKEAAIFFDKAKDTSAILSISS from the exons ATGGCACCATCGATCACAATGGTCCTGGTTCTGTTTCTGTGGCAGATGCTTGCGGCCACCAAAACCCTCAGTGAGTCCCCTGCATCCGAGGTCACGGATGTAGACCTGGATCAGCACCGGCGCCTGTCCCGTGGTGCTGACGAAGAGGAGCAAAAGTCCACCTTCAGCCAATCCTTCGAGAATGACTCCGTGACACCACCGCAAGTCACCAGACGCTCCAACATTACAGATCCCGAGGGCGACCACGACCACGCCCCTGGACTCTTCAACCCTTTCTATCCACTGAGGCACGGCTCCTACACTGCCTATGTCACTGCGCTGGCAGCTGGCCTGCTGCTGGCGGTCGGTATGGTGGGCAACATGGCGATTATGTGTATCGTGTGGAACAACTTCTATATGAGGTCTGCCTGGAACTACCTGCTGGCCAGTGTTGCATTCTGGGacttcctgctgctgctgctctgccTGCCTGTGGAGCTGGTCAACTGGTTGTCACACCGTCGCATCCTGCCCGAGGTCACCTGCCGATTGGTACCCTACATGGAG GTGGTGTCTCTGGGCGTCACTTCCTTCACTCTGTGCGCTCTGGGTATCGACCGTTTCCACGCCGCCACCAGCTCATTCCAACCAAAGACGCGGCGAGTGGAGCGCTGTCGCTCGGTGCTGGTCAAACTGGTTGTGGTATGGGTCGCCGCCATGCTTTTGGCCAGTCCTGAGCTCTTCTTGTGGCAAGTCGCAAGAACTGCGCCACCTGCCACTGCTGACTCCTGCTCCATTAGTGCTTCCTCGCCACCGTCCCTCCTCCTGCCGGACTCCCTGCACTCAATCCTGCACAGGTACCACCAG GCTCGCATGTGGTGGACATTCGGTTGTTACTTCTGCCTGCCCGTCCTCTTCACCGTCCTCTGCCAAATGGCGACCCGCAACGTCCACAGCGACTCCAGCTCCGCCCATAAGCAGCGTAGCCATGACGACCCTTCCTCCAATCACAAGCGACATCATCACCACGCGCTGGAGCGACAGCTCAACTGCACCCTGTTAGCATTAGCGCTGGTGTACACCATATGCGTGCTGCCTGAACACATAAGCAACATCACGCTAGCCTACACCCACGTCACCATCTCTGAGGACACGGTGGCCATGCTGACGCTCTTGCATCACTTCTTTTTGTTCCTCAAGTCCTCTATTACCCCTGTGGTGCTGTTATGTTTATGTAAG GCGCTGGGTCACGTTTTCAtggactgctgctgctgctgctgccgagTGTGTCAGCAGAACTTGGTTGAAGGTTCTCCGGGCTCTGCTCACGTCCCGCTAAAGGTAGCAAAAGAGGCGGCCATCTTTTTCGACAAAGCGAAAGACACGTCGGCCATCTTGTCTATCTCCAGTTAG